In the Malaya genurostris strain Urasoe2022 chromosome 1, Malgen_1.1, whole genome shotgun sequence genome, one interval contains:
- the LOC131425920 gene encoding uncharacterized protein LOC131425920, whose protein sequence is MMVTRWLPGRPAVVKCAKRYSVVVFLLLLVILLLSRSVPNPNRFLEAWQYQLQQDNAYIRYIKLVCRVQYHNREPSTLNEEQLRANIVAIETPKGTLGWCKTFDDAVSFAGLNKWLRPFRSHSRSNQEHPKSDNPMRLLLVEHPFLRLARFYRDCLQSVKITDPFYYLTLEIRNKIIDPNLNQKTSPSFGEFLRFAIDDANQWNSYAHYWQPYMMACEPCPMKYGTVIELAPEKMDSLDKLFQVAAANGGNKSSTMVKVEQVWQQEQDQLRTLYRSVDEYLLDRLVRYYQDDLTLLAYSPDRYYEETYRKFSIEIEQVRPF, encoded by the exons ATGATGGTAACAAGGTGGCTACCCGGCCGGCCAGCGGTCGTTAAATGTGCTAAACGTTACTCGGTCGTGGTTTTCCTGCTTCTTCTGGTAATCCTGCTTCTATCCCGATCGGTTCCG AATCCCAACCGCTTTTTGGAGGCTTGGCAGTATCAGCTGCAGCAGGACAACGCCTATATCCGGTACATCAAACTGGTCTGTCGAGTGCAGTACCACAACCGGGAACCTTCAACGC TAAACGAAGAGCAGCTTCGGGCGAACATCGTTGCCATCGAGACGCCGAAGGGAACTCTGGGCTGGTGCAAAACCTTCGACGATGCGGTTTCATTTGCGGGTTTAAACAAATGGCTTCGTCCCTTCCGGAGTCACTCGAGAAGTAACCAGGAGCATCCG AAATCGGACAACCCTATGCGTCTACTGCTGGTAGAACATCCCTTTCTACGGTTGGCTCGGTTCTATCGAGACTGTCTACAAAGTGTAAAAATTACCGACCCATTCTATTACCTCACACTGGAGATCCGAAATAAGATAATCGATCCGAACCTTAATCAGAAAACATCGCCGAGTTTCGGTGAATTTCTTCGCTTTGCCATCGATGACGCAAACCAGTGGAACTCCTATGCCCACTACTGGCAACCCTACATGATGGCCTGTGAACCCTGCCCGATGAAGTACGGTACTGTGATAGAACTGGCACCGGAAAAGATGGACTCACTGGACAAACTGTTCCAGGTTGCTGCCGCTAACGGCGGAAATAAATCGTCAACAATGGTAAAGGTCGAGCAAGTCTGGCAACAGGAACAGGATCAGCTTAGAACACTGTATCGGTCGGTGGATGAATATCTGCTGGATCGTCTGGTTCGCTACTATCAGGATGATTTGACGCTGTTGGCCTACAGTCCGGACCGGTACTACGAGGAAACCTACAGGAAGTTCTCAATCGAAATTGAACAAGTAAGACCTTTCTAG